TTTCTACTCCTATGTGTGAAGAGTACTGGTTTGAACATGTAGCATAACTCTCCATTGTGCAGgagttttgataaaaaaaaaattaaaggtcAGTTTTCTTGTTATTAGGCCAAGAGAACTAACCCTTAATGGGATAAATGATAGCTCAAAGTTTGTAACATTAAGATTTATAGAGGAGCAAGACAAGGTATGAAAGGAATGTAGGTGTAAAGGTGAAACTTTTAGGTGTATTTATACTTTTAAAGTGTCTGGCTTGATGCATTTCAGCAGCTATCTCTTTTTTGCTTGTCTTGGTGTGCATTTAGTTACTTATTAATGTTGTGACAAacaatacataggaaaaaattgagcTTGCTTTGAGCCAAAGCACGGTGGATGAGTCTGAACTTTCGCCTGGTAAAGTGCTAGGAAAAGAGCACTCTAGAAGGGTAAGGTGCTTAGGATTAGGAGTTGTCCCTAGCAAAGCTTTTAAACATGCAAGACCTCGTTTTGGTGGTATGAATGCTTCAAGTAGTGATGCTTCATGTTTGAACCATTGCCAAGAGAACTACAATAAATTGTTGAATGCTCACAACCAAAGCCAAGAGAACTACAAACAAATGATGAATGCTTTCAAGGCATATAAGATAATGAAAGAAGGGACAATACCGGAGCAATTTGTGGAGTTCTTTGCTTCTCCTCCTACAACAGTAAATAAACTTGTGATTTTTTTTCAACTGATATTATCTGCATCAGGAGCTGCATCAACTGATATTAGCTGACCTGGTGTCAAAAGACACATGCTTTCCTTGTCCGTTCTAGTGGTTTTGGCACTCTGTAAAATCCATGTTTGCTTGTTTACATGATGAACTTGAGCATGATTTTTCTGCTGAATGCAGCACTCCAGAATATGCTCAGAGCACTTCTGTTTTCATTCTTGTTTGGATGGACAATCATATGTTTATGTCCTATCCTGCATCAACGATGTGCTATGAGGTCAAAACAGTATAGTGAAAACAAATAAATTGTTGATCTCTTACACACTTGTAGCTTTTGACAATGTCTCAAGAACGAAGACCCGAGGGAACCTTTTAAGCAGGAAAGAGCTGATATTTGAGCTTCCCTGataaactaattttccaactgTTTATATGTATTGCTGAATTTCTAGTTTCATGTGTGTTAAAATTTTGACTACAGAATAAAGGATGGAATTGGTTCAGATTTTTATTCAAGAAATAGCTTAAGTTATAATTAGCATTTAAAGGATCttattgttttattttgtttgctgCCTAGAGATGCAGCTAGTGGACCCCTATCACCCACGGGCGCAAGAAGATCACCTGATGGCAGTAATCCAAGTGACAATAATTGAAGTTTTTTATAATTGAATTAGATAATTGATTATGGCAATGTAATTATGTGATTGGAGCGGATGTTAGAATGGCTAGGGTGAATGTTTTATGTTAAAATTTAGTTTGAAAACTAAGTTCGTTTCGAGCAACTAAATATAGAGGCAGATTGCTATATCGGAGACAGCTCTTCCGACGCTACTGTATGCAGCTAGAAACATTGCTGAATCTGCTTTGAGTTGTTTAGGAATTTTTGCCATCGGAGCATTTTTGTGGCCCCATCATTTATATATGAAAGTAATACTTTTGTGATACTAACTATGTTGTTGATATTTCTAAGTATTATATTATATTCAAAGTTTAGTTTCTAAGTGTTATATTATATCTTTTTTGGTTAGATTATGGTGTGGAAAGGTTCATTAGTAGATAATATTCAAAGTTCAATAATTGTAAAAAATGCAGTAAAAGAAATTAATACGTTCAATGAATTGCATGGGTTTTGACCGCCGTAATTTTTGTATTGCTAAATAATGATTTCCTATGTTGCATAGGTTCAGACTGTCGGAACTtgtaaaatatataaattttttaataatttaataatcAATTTACGGGGGTTGAACTGCCGCAAATTAACTCCCACTAATTAATTACAGCAGTCGCGGCAGCGGTAGAACTACTGTAAATTGATTGCAGCGAGCCTCCTTGGAGGAGTTTTGTGAACCGCTGCAACAACAAATTACGGAAGTTACCGACTGCCTGCAATTTGTAAAAATAACTGCCGCAATTTGACTGTTTTTTTGCAGTGTGTGTTCTTTCCCCAGACAAAAAAATGAATTACTCCATTTAATTTTGGGGCGTAAAATTTTCTATACTGCTGTCAGTATTTCTCGTTTAGCCGAGGTCTGGGAGCAAAAACACTATAAATAATGTTTTTTTAATAAGCGAGTGATAGGGTGCCCTTTTCTGCTGTAACTCGTTTGTTCTCTCGAATCATATACCTGTGTATTTCAACATGCTAGTGTTACTCATGCGCTCTTGATTTATACAAGTACTGTATTTTTTGCGTAGATATTACTGATATTTCAATAATCTACTTATATTATTCACAGTTCCGGATCTGGGATTTTAATCCTAGGTTTAGGACTTAGGTTTCAACCACTGAAATCATCACCTTGTCTGTCCCTGGAGCTAATACCAATAGACACGTGTTCCAAGAGAATTTGTTCTAATATAGACGATCTTTTTTCACCTGATGTTTTGTTTCTCGAAAAACCATATAATCCTACGCCTTTAATCTCTATTAGTTTAGGTGCTGATAAGTTTTTGTTAGGTGTGTGGGCTGTGGCTAGTGTTTAGGTCTAACACTATTGGTTTCCTGTAACAAATTACTATTCATTCTGCATTTTTATCAAAATGGTGTTGGCCTATGTATTGTATATACACATGTTTTTCGGAATAATTAATATCATTTACGCGCACATATAGAGAAGGTTTAATTTCTACCAGAGAGTGTCTCTGCCAATGTGTTTGATAATATGTGTTATTGATCATACTTGTTAAGTTTCTAACATCATTCGTTAACTGACAGCAACTTGTTACACCTGATCGATATCTCTGCACAAATTAAAATGGTGAGTGAAAAATTGAACCTCATCCTCTTAATACCAATTGCATTAATGCCATTGAACCATATATCATTTGTTCTCCTCAGGTTCTTCCGAATGATATTGATTTGCTTAGCCCTCCTATGCCACGCTGGGGACAAAAACACATAAGCTAAAGTCTGTACTCCAAGGACCTACTTGTTCTGTGGTAATCGTTTGATCCGTTATCACGCCCTTTGTTTTTTTCCTTATCTTCTTTTAACTCTAATGAACTGTTGCAGAGTGTGAATGTCAATACTGCTTCATTATGTAAGTAACAAGAACTTGGTTTATATTATTGTTTATAGGTGTTCTTTTGATTGATAATTAACTACTATTAGTTACTGATTTAATAAGGTACTACTACTAACTTCTTTAAAATTCTTACAGGACTACGAATTTTGGTCGTGCACAACCGTTTGTTCTATGCTCCAGCTGCCAACAACAGACATGTACACCATCATCTACGAGATCGAAGCTTACAGAAGGTTGTTCCTTTAGGGTTAAAAAAGAATGCTAAGATGATCGTTTGCCTGATATTTAGCTATACTTGGTTGAACTACCAAGGTGACATATATACGTACTTAAAGGATGTGTTAGTCAACAGATAAGTTTTCcgtttacttttttttttttttttgtgaaaacaTTATTACTATGAATAGTTTGGCTGTTGTATTAATCTACTGCAAGTTGAAGCGATTAATCTTCTTGGCTTTCGATTTTGTTCCTGTGAAAAGAATAGTCTATACATGGGCGTTAAGTTCTTCGGTCATCCATATATATAATCTGGGAAATAGGGGCTTTCCGTTGACTCTGAATGCgagaacaacaacaacccagtgaaatCATACAAGTGGAGTCTGAAGAGgctagtgtgtacgcagaccttacccctacccggaGTGGACTCTAAATAGCGTTGTGATTGCACTAAACAAATCCAAGCATGATGTTTTCTATGGTACTGTTAACTGGTACAGAGAAAAATATGAGTAATAACTTGTTGTAGCTAGTTAAGTTGCATTTATAGTGTAAAATTTCTTTCATATTGTCACTACATATAGATTAAATCCTTGATATGGAGCTAGAAAAGTTGGGAGAAAAGGGAAAATAAACACCATTATACTTAATGGACTAGAAAGGTAAGAACACAACTGTATTTCTTAAAAAGAAGGCATTGCCTCCAACACCATTAATAGCAAAGCAACAAACTGAACAAGGACATTGGTTGAACAGTAGTTTAATCAAAAGCTAAATGACTAATAATAGCAAAGCAACAAACTCAAAAGCCAGGCTGATCCATGATATGATGGAGAAGTAATATGAAAATACAATAAGAAAAAGGTAAAATCTGGAAGAAAGGCGTGGCCTTCCCTTTGCCGCTATGACTTGCCTGTTTACCTTGGTATCTGACTCACATCAGATGCACCAAAGGGTGTGACCTAGTGTTCACTGAAAAGTTTTAGTGATCGCCATTTTCATCCTCGAGTACTCCATCAAatacttctttttcttctttctccacATCTTCTTATGCTTCACAGCCTTATAGTGCAACTAATTATAGGAGCTGAGTTGCTGTTTTCTCTTGTCTCTGGAAGTCCTATTATATAACAATCTTGAAAGCCAAGAATTTGTCCACCATATTATCTGTAGACTGTAGCCAAGGGCTAGAAACATAAAGAAATGGCAAATTTTTATGGTCCCCCCTCCTAGCAATATTCTTTTTGTATTAGGTCGTCTTGTGCTTATGTTACTATATTACGGTTTCTACTGGAGTTACTAAAGAattgtctttccttattttttatttccatctttctgagccgagggtctatcgaaaacagtctctctgccctatcggggtaagggtaaggtctgcgtacacattaattaccctccccagacctcactttgtaagattttactgggtagttgttgttgtattagGTCGTCCTGCGTATCCACCACTAAGGGTTTATATATTCTCTCTTTGAATTTTTTTGAATTGATACGATAACAACAACAAAGAACAATTATATCTCAATGCCAAGCAAGTTGAAGTCAGCTATATAACATGAGGTCGATTtagaggcggatctaggatttaaaTGTGGCGGGTGCCAAAATTTCCTTTAATGTACATCTTATAATAACTATTACTATATAGTTTGTTCGGAACATTTGTACGGttcatattttttttagtttatttggaTAATTTAATAAgcactttatttgcaaatataaaaattacatcaattttCTAGACCCTACTTATGAACTTTCATTGGTTATATATATTATTGTTGTCGCATGAAAATTACATCTCAGAATTAAGAAGCAAATATAATTAACAttttaaagaaggaatcacaCTTTTATTATTAATAACACAAGTAAAATCAATATTTTTACTAGGGAACTGCATTTTTTGTATGCTAAAAATAAATTTGCACAAGTAAAATAAAATCTTTAATAAGGGAGCTCTACCGAtcagaataagaaaaataaaaataaaaatatcttcaatagataaattataccccaTAAGTAAATGACAGAATTAGATAAACTACAAGATCTCAAAACTTCAAATCATAAATCTAATGATTGAGAAATATTCATCATAATTTATTACTCAAGAGATTTAAATTGTATTTAACAATCATAGAATAACACAATTTTTTATGTtataataaaaaagaaataataaGTTAATTTTGATCTCAATCTAAATATCAAGACCCaagttttttgattttgaaaaacGAAAACAAAAAGATTTGAGATTAAGAGAAATACTTATATTATAAAAATTTTAAACTTTGGAGGCTCTTTTTTGAGTGTTCTTGCTAAATATTAAAGATAAAGTAATAGAATAgagggaaaaataaaaataataaacgaCAAATAGGAAATTAGGAGGTAGCCTAAAAGGAAAATGACCgagagaaaagaaataaaaacacaaCGAAAAGGGAAAGTCAAACAAGGTTCAAGATAAATTCGAACTTGAATTTTACACACGAAAAAAACTTTCAAAAAGATTTACCAGCCATGGCACCTTTGTCTAGTTTACGGATGGAGGTGGCAGGATCATATATTTAAActagttaaaaaaaaattatgcatAAATATATGATAATTTTACCAACCGAGCAGGTGCCATACCACCCCTACCCATAAGGGTGGATCCGCCCCTAGTCGATTGTAGttatactatactctgcacttaattgtgcagattttggagtcagACCTAGTCGAGCTTTGTGAGCTGAGCTGTTTGCTGTACTGTGGAGACCGAGGTAGAGCTACTTCCTGCCTGGCGTCTCTTCCTACCTTTccttattgttgttgtttcaaaTAGTCTTTTATGTTTCAGACTTATATTCGTACGGTAGAACTCATGACTCAGTATTAACAGTTTTGGGAAGTTGTATAAtgatttgacattatctatggtTATTTGTCTTTCAAACGtatttattgtattattttttactccctccatttcagtttatgtgaacctatttcctttttggtccgttccaaaaagaatgacctctttttaaatttggaaacaatttagcttaaacttacaattataTCCTTAATGAGagacttttataaccacacaaatactttggGCTTCTTTTTATCTTGTTAAGGACCCCAAATTCAAAAAATCGCCATTTTTTAAACTCCTtgctcagtcaaacaggttcatatAAATTGGAACGAAGAGAGTATCATATTTCGTTCTTGCTTTTATGATTGACTTGTCTACTAAGTGGGTTAGGCTTCATCACGACCGATAAGTAACGGATTTAGATTAATAAAGGCGAGGAAATCTATGCACTCTCCATGTGGATAAAAGCAGAAAAAAGGATATAAACAAATCGATACTTTAACTGAAAAGTGGAATGCGCTTAGTAAAAAGATGCAATTCAGATGGATAAGTAAGTGGAAAGTGTTTGGTTAAAACTTAAAAAGCATTTAACGGAGGCCATATAACATTAAAAATTAAGTAAAGGATgctaaaagaagaaaacaaaggacCCTCCAACCTACTAaaagtggaatatgatgcagattggctttttctaaaaaaaagtaCAATTACTTTGCATCGTTCGTTTTTAATAACTCattaaaaaaattcaaatgaTTCTAAGGAATCTTGTGGAAGCTGAAAGCCACTAATTCATTAAGTGGGGAGGAGACATTATCCCAGCGAAAAAAGGATCTAAATGTGGAAAGTGTACAATATATGTCATTTTCCATTATGTTCCTTTTGAAAGTGAAATTCTTGGTAGACAAAGGAACTAAAGGGATTGAATATGTATAGCAATCTTGGGTTGAATAATGGAGCTTTTATGTTAGTTTAGAGATTTGAGATGTTTGCTCCTTGGAATTTGGAGCTAGAGGCTTCTAGGAATATTACAAGACTCCACTATTAAAAAAATTGGGACTTAACTATATTTGTTATAAACAGAAttctatttatggtgaatgtctatattctaGAAAGATTCTAGGATTTGTTACGTGGTGGTTAAGTTACTTTTCCCTTATATTTCACTGATTTCCTACTCGCATTCCCTTCTTTCCTCTTTCGCTTCTGGATTTGTAGTTTTGGTATGATTTGGCTTCAAATTGGCAATGTGTACTGTCCTTCACTGTATTAGATGTTAGAACGtctttgaaataaaatactttattttctttccattttctcTGGAAATATTAATATGTATTTGTATATTTCCTTTTGTACGTGAAAACCACGGGAAACAAATATGGATATCTCACAAAGAAAACTTGGATCAATGtctaattgtaaaaatatttgtttagttgattcatgtacgacacatacaatattcaaataaaagaaatatttctctgcatttaagtatgtgtaaggaagatgttactacaatttctggtagtagtaaattaattgaacgctctggaagagctactataactctgcctaagGGAATAATACTTGTCATAGAGAAGGCAATGTTttcctccaagtccaagaggaacttgttgagttttaaagatatccgccgaaatggatatcatattgagacaatagatgagaataatcttgaatatcttatcattaccaagaatgtctctAGCCAAAAGAAGATTATTGAGAAGTTCCCATCTTTAacttgtggcctgtattggacaagaattagtgcaattgagaCACATTCTATTGTAAATCaaaaggttactgattccaatacttttgtactttggcatgatcgattgaGACATTtctggatcaattatgatgagacgaattatagaaaactcaaatgggcatccGTTAAAGAATgtaaagattcttttaaataataaattttcttgcacttcttgttatcaagacaagttaattataagaccatcaccaacaaaaGTTGGGATTGAGTCCCTTGCGTTTTTGaaacgtatacaaggggacacttgtggacctattcacccacctagtgggtcgtttggatattttatggtcttaatagatgcatcctctagatggtctcatgtgtgcctattgtcatctcgcaacctcgcgCTTGCAAAATTAGTggcacaaataattcgattacgggCGCAATTCCctgataatccaattaagtctattagacttgataatgctgctgagttttcatcccaagcatttactgattattgtctatcaattgggataaaagtggaacatcatgtagctcatgttcacacttAAATGGCCTTGCAGAATCTTTAATTAAACGTCTGCAATGCTagttcgtctcagaccgacaaattatcataaatattctCCGTTGCAATTAGTTTCGGGTCATGACCCTAATGTATCCCATTTAAGAACTTTTGGATGCGTAGTATATGTTCCAGTAGCACcgccatatcgcaccaaaatgggtccccaaagaagcttagaaatatatgttgggtttgaatcgccaTTCATTATTCGTTACCTCAAAACATTAACGAGGTATTTAttcactgctcgatttgcagactgtcgattcgatgagacacttttcccaaaattagggggagaaattggtgaaactaaacgagaaattttgtggaaaaaaccatcattgtctcatcttgatccacgtacctctatttgtgaaaaagaggtgcaaaagattatcaATTTGCAAAGAAtaaatagcaaatcaaatgcagACGCatttacgaattctcttatattgcttgttctcattaatCAATAGACCAACtgaaattgggattgaatcccatgaatgttGGAAATagaaaaggtgaatatgggcccattcacctgccgtgtataccacataagatgcatctatgagatggttacatgtgcaatTATTATTAACACGCAACCTGATGTTTGCAAgataacttgctcaataatttaattcagagcataatttccagattttctattcaagactttatcttgataagttggttatACCACAATTGATTTAGcaaaatgatttattgagtgcatccacttaatagctaaactattacTTATGAGAACTAAGTTGtttatatcagtttgatatacattatatacgaaagtatattacattctcccctcacaagtggttcagggccaggaaccaaataattccatcttattattattgatgtgcggtgtatattttgattaacaccataatGCACAAAGATGGATTCCCAAAATTGAGGAATaaagttagtttttctaatatGAGGGAGAGACATgataaacaattgagaaaaagttacgtggaaaGAATTATCATTTGTccatctagatcctcgaataagataatatgaacttgaagttcataaaaatataattcatctgcaatatattgcaaagcatgccagacgcatttgctgacccaaagaaagtaactatattctcactgAAAATGCTCATATTTagaataagtcctagaaggacaaagtctatggcacgcttaaagcgtatagactgatcggtttcaaataaacttcttgataaagaagatgagcaaatgatcaaaatgatcataataaaagaggcaagtgatctagaagatcacatgacataacacttcataaatctaggttcaggtacctgaaaatatgaatgaagagatctctatgttatgtctttatgaaaaagataatattggaaccgatataaaatgttcgtcggCGACATCTTTCATAGCGCTAAGTATCGATGAGGATCTTAAGTTTGTCGAATACAGACCCAAaaaaatattggccaaatagAAGAGTCGCAATtcaaatagaattggtttcatatgaaagacaagTATTTGGACCTgcagttcaaacacttgaaaatataaagtCAATGATATGTACAATCACTTTTCGATATCTTATTTGTCtagtatgacatgaaaacttgatatgcatctaattaaAGTCTATTATATGACTTATATGACAATTCTTGAAGGATATTGCTAAAAACATATAAAATTCTTGGTCATGAAGTACTACATCCTACgtgcaatttgtgcacatatgtatcttgctataactataagcatgataatgtgatagtgAGAATTTTTCCATCTATGGAGACACTGAAAAGGCTATTCCGCGACATTATATAaatgcattatatatatacaagaatgatgatttcaaggtgcaacatatttattcaagtgataatatggctgatttgttcacaaaatctctatcaacatcaaccttcaagaagctaagaacaagaacaatattgcagaaaaagagagagagaattcttattgaattggGATGATTTATAATGGAATaaaacccctctatttataggagaaAAGTAATATTGAATTTACAATGGAATTGAGAGAATTCTCTCTTTTTCTGCAATATTGAATTTGTACGTCCGAAGTATGCTAATATTGATAAGGGGATAAACTATTGAATCATCATATGACTAACTGCTACATCAGCAAGTGATAAGCTCATGCGTTATCGGGCAAATTCTATTGAGACTTTCGTTATTAGTAGCCAAAACAGTACGTTATCAGTAGATCTCGAGCAAATTCTATTTGCTCTATAATCCAACTATTATGTGTTCGTTTTCTCTCTTCCTTGCTATGAGCTATGTTAAATACTAGATTAAAAACTGTAGAATAAAAAACATGTCGGTGGACGTGCCGGAGTGGTTATCGGGCATGACTAGAAATCATGTGGGCTTTGCCCGCGCAGGTTCGAATCCTGCCGcacgtttttttaaaaaaaatttccttCCCACTTTGTGCCTGCATATACAAAGAACTGCCACTTTGCTAGTTATGGTTTTGGTTTCCACAATGAACAACAACAACTCCTATGGTAAGGTTCAAGTAAGGTA
This sequence is a window from Nicotiana sylvestris chromosome 3, ASM39365v2, whole genome shotgun sequence. Protein-coding genes within it:
- the LOC104227849 gene encoding uncharacterized protein; translation: MENIPTGIPRDQWTSFVDYRFKETTLEMCRRNTEIRKKQTSTHTGGSKPNSRRRAEMMAETGRRPGRAQLYLDTHKKQDGTYVNEAAKEICEKIELALSQSTVDESELSPGKVLGKEHSRRVRCLGLGVVPSKAFKHARPRFGGMNASSSDASCLNHCQENYNKLLNAHNQSQENYKQMMNAFKAYKIMKEGTIPEQFVEFFASPPTTVNKLVIFFQLILSASGAASTDIS